The genomic interval TCGACCAGCAACGCGCCGCGCTCTTGAGCAAGGCGACGGACGATGCGAAGGCCGAACGGCAGCGCCTTCTCGACGAAGCGCGCGAGGCGGCCGATGCCTTGAGCGCCAAGCGGATGGAGACGCTTCGAAGCGACGCCCGGAGCCTCGAACAGGCCATCAGTCGCCGGACGCAGCAGGAGGTGTTCGCCATCGCGCGGAAGGCGCTGACGGATCTCGCCACGACGAGCCTGGAAGAGCGGCTGGGCGAGGTGTTCACCCGCCGCCTGCGAGAGATGGACGACAAGGCAAAGGCAGGCCTCGCCAAAGCTCTAACGACTGCGTCGGAGCCCGCAGTCCTGCGCAGCGCGTTCGATCTGCCTGCAGAGCAACGCGCGGCGATCCAGAACGCGCTCAACGAGACATTCGCGGCTGAGGTGCGCGTGCGGTTCGAGACGACACCCGATCTGATCAGCGGGATCGAGCTCACCACGAATGGACAGAAGGTGGCGTGGAACATCGCGGAGTACCTGACGTCCGT from Verrucomicrobiota bacterium carries:
- a CDS encoding F0F1 ATP synthase subunit B encodes the protein MLIDWFTVGAQALNFLILVWLMKRFLYKPILRAIDAREKRIAAELADADAKKAEAQKERDGFQHKNEEFDQQRAALLSKATDDAKAERQRLLDEAREAADALSAKRMETLRSDARSLEQAISRRTQQEVFAIARKALTDLATTSLEERLGEVFTRRLREMDDKAKAGLAKALTTASEPAVLRSAFDLPAEQRAAIQNALNETFAAEVRVRFETTPDLISGIELTTNGQKVAWNIAEYLTSVEKGVGELLEEKDEPEARPKTNADAEADGATEEPEPEANTK